The Colletotrichum higginsianum IMI 349063 chromosome 2, whole genome shotgun sequence genome has a segment encoding these proteins:
- a CDS encoding C6 zinc finger domain-containing protein yields the protein MDPPPKSPASAQRDASPSPPVPNRIRRNTACTSCRDSKLEKEVQTIKNAVNPSPVSVAAALPFPSPNTAYPAVGVFSDHGRPPPSASRVSLPALSPVPRPHPEQVPTPTLTSHTTPTAPARQPAQPRALGSKVLPGEDIDFYFDHYFEHFHPYFPIVRFQDPDRLYRQCPVLFWTIIAVSSRRYTRDAGLFPFLVENLPREVWAAVSAPPISMSTINALLVLCAWPLPTIRFLNDPSSSYVAIAQNAALGLGLHTGRNHPEFCIGMHRQTDITDEEACFAWMGYNIQAQRVASSNGFPPPAGFFNEAVNRAAGGRSLPDALGYFGLLYEMQKFSNRVSRTVSAVTEEGEGVPDTVIQLLEDEMNKLRQLQSRHNSDLDLFTILAVQFELQSYHFVPLASVDKSTFRHNVNRAYSTAQALINLSLRLEASRRFLSHAPYHVFRTILDAAAVVFDVLFSGHATDVELANAEVSIRNSQEALRRCSVQEGDFPMRALRMSESYWSLRHMMPALEAPISQYPHRTGAVIAFGTLRRWKKELDQARVEYGGGGSGGGGGGQGTTTGIGGVGAGAVAGGTPAASMRECRARGSGVSVADLVVAAAGAADAGSAVPTSDLLQDIDWSMLMDDFDWTAGGGGEPNFLGLS from the exons ATGGACCCGCCGCCCAAGAGCCCCGCGTCGGCGCAGAGGGATGCCTCGCCGAGCCCCCCGGTGCCGAACCGGATCCGGCGCAACACAGCCTGTACGAGCTGTCGCGACTCCAAG ctcgagaaggaggtccAGACCATCAAGAATGCCGTCAACCCGAGCCCAGTCTCTGTCGCCGCTGCCCTCCCGTTTCCGAGCCCGAACACGGCGTacccggccgtcggcgtcttctcAGATCACggccgcccgcccccgtcCGCGTCGCGCGTGAGCCTGCCGGCCCTGTCTCCCGTCCCGCGGCCCCATCCCGAGCAGGTCCCGACCCCGACGCTGACGTCGCACACAACCCCAACGGCGCCCGCGAGGCAGCCCGCACAGCCGCGCGCGCTGGGGTCCAAGGTATTGCCAGGCGAAGACATTGATTTCTACTTTGATCA CTACTTTGAGCACTTCCACCCCTACTTCCCCATCGTCCGCTTCCAGGATCCGGACAGGCTGTACAGACAGTGCCCAGTCCTCTTCTGGACTATCATCGCCGTGTCATCGCGCCGGTACACGCGGGACGCGGgccttttccccttcctcgtAGAGAACCTGCCCCGCGAGGTCTGGGCTGCCgtgtcggcgccgcccatCAGCATGTCAACCATCAACGCGCTGCTGGTGCTGTGCGCGTGGCCGCTACCGACGATCCGCTTCCTCAACGACCCGAGCTCGTCCTACGTTGCCATCGCGCAGAACGCCGCCCTAGGCCTGGGCTTGCACACTGGCCGCAACCACCCCGAGTTCTGCATCGGGATGCATCGGCAGACGGACATCACAGACGAGGAGGCGTGCTTCGCGTGGATGGGGTACAACATCCAGGCACAGAG GGTCGCGTCGAGCAACGGgttcccgccgccggccgggtTCTTCAACGAAGCCGTCAACagggccgccggcgggcggTCGCTCCCCGACGCCTTGGGGTATTTTGGCCTCTTGTACGAGATGCAAAAATTTTCCAACCGGGTGAGCCGGACCGTCTCCGCTGTTACggaggaaggcgagggcgtGCCCGACACCGTGATCCAGCTGCTAGAGGACGAGATGAACAAGCTGAGACAGCTGCAGTCTCGACACAACTCGG acctcgacctcttcaCCATCCTTGCGGTCCAGTTTGAGCTGCAGTCGTACCACTTCGTCCCCCTCGCGTCCGTCGACAAGTCGACCTTCCGGCATAACGTCAACCGCGCCTACAGCACGGCGCAGGCCCTGATCAACCTGAGCCTGCGCCTCGAGGCGTCGCGCCGCTTCCTCTCGCACGCGCCTTACCACGTCTTCCGCAccatcctcgacgccgctgccgtcgtcttcgacgtGCTGTTCTCGGGCCACGCCACCGACGTCGAGCTGGCCAACGCCGAGGTGTCGATCCGGAACTCTCAGGAGGCCCTACGCCGGTGCTCCGTGCAGGAGGGCGACTTCCCCATGCGCGCGCTGCGCATGTCAGAGAGCTACTGGAGCCTGCGGCACATGATGCCCGCGCTCGAGGCGCCCATCTCGCAGTACCCGCACCGCACCGGCGCCGTTATCGCGTTTGGGACGCTCAGGAGGTGGAAGAAGGAGCTGGATCAGGCGAGGGTCGAatacggcggcggcggcagtggtggcggcggtggtggccaggggacgacgacgggtaTAGGGGGCgtgggagcgggagcggTGGCGGGAGGGACGCCGGCTGCGTCGATGCGTGAGTGCAGGGCGCGCGGGTCCGGTGTGAGCGTTGCTGACCTTGTggtagcggcggcgggggccgCGGACGCGGGCAGCGCGGTGCCGACGAGCGATCTGTTGCAGGACATCGACTGGTCGATGCTGATGGACGACTTTGACTGGAcggctggcggcggaggggagcCGAATTTCCTTGGGCTTTCgtag
- a CDS encoding Glucose dehydrogenase: MLPTDVWDYIVVGGGLAGSVVSSRLLALNNTAKILVIEAGRSAAGRSDILFVNSTNLVQGEFDWNYFSTPQAQLNNRVIQSAAGKGLGGGSLINTCGWMRGARVDYDEWAQLVNDSRWCYDSQLPYFKRSEEYWTDDVNQDEHGHEGPLKIEVPTTTGRLYPLRDAVYESYESVGIKALPGLDANAGENIGFGEIAENRRNGVRQIASEYYPLDGVTVLTDTLVEKVLLESDESSVTGGLVATGVRLADGKEIRGKEIIAAAGAYRTPQLLMLSGIGPADELKQHGIEQKVDSPQVGKNLADHPFFTANWRLSPEYRNSTVDSGNPLFFQQQYGLGQPNNFVASFNVEDKDGLIDAIAKEEGKTPDTTHPLLKNERTLMEGFVLYVNTDPSLPSNSTYLTTANVGLHPTSRGSVKLGSSNPYTPPLIDPNFFGSEVDRFVWRDSIRRMTRMMIGGDTPLSQGIVEAEASPASLKPFTLESTDEEIEERIRASVIGTYHPMGTCAMGKVVDSDLRVKGVSNLRVVDASVFPTLITAHIQAAVYALAEQAAEIIASA; this comes from the exons ATGCTTCCTACCGACGTCTGGGACTACattgtcgtcggcggcggccttgccggctccgtcgtctccagCCGACTGCTGGCGCTGAACAACACGGCTAAGATCCTCGTTATTGAGGCCGGCCGAAGCGCTGCCGGACGCTCGGACATCCTCTTCGTCAACTCCACCAACCTGGTCCAGGGCGAGTTTGACTGGAACTACTTTTCCACGCCGCAAGCCCAGCTCAACAACCGTGTCATCCAGAGCGCTGCCGGCAAGGGTCTCGGTGGAGGCTCTCTGATCAACACAT GCGGTTGGATGCGTGGCGCCCGCGTCGACTACGATGAGTGGGCTCAGCTGGTGAACGACTCTCGCTGGTGTTATGACAGTCAGCTGCCGTACTTTAAGCGTTCTGAGGAGTACTGGACAGACGATGTCAACCAGGACGAGCATGGACACGAGGGGCCCCTCAAGATCGAGGTCCCGACAACCACCGGCCGCCTCTATCCCTTGCGGGATGCCGTCTATGAGTCGTACGAGTCTGTCGGCATCAAGGCTCTGCCAGGGCTGGATGCCAACGCTGGAGAGAACATCGGTTTTGGTGAAATCGCCGAGAACCGCCGAAACGGTGTTCGTCAGATCGCCTCCGAGTACTACCCCTTGGACGGCGTGACCGTCTTGACAGACACTCTGGTTGAGAAGGTGCTTTTGGAGAGCGACGAAAGCTCCGTCACTGGTGGCTTGGTTGCGACCGGTGTCCGTCtggccgacggcaaggagatCCGTGGCAAGGagatcatcgccgccgctggtgcCTACCGCACTCCACAACTGCTGATGCTGTCCGGAATCGGtcccgccgacgagctgaaGCAGCACGGCATCGAGCAAAAGGTTGACTCTCCCCAGGTTGGTAAGAACCTTGCCGATCATCCCTTCTTCACGGCGAACTGGAGACTCTCTCCCGAGTACCGCAACTCGACCGTCGACTCGGGCAACCCTCTGTTCTTCCAGCAGCAGTACGGCCTCGGACAGCCAAACAACTTCGTCGCGTCCTTCAACGTTGAGGACAAGGACGGTCTCATCGATGCCATTGCCAAGGAAGAGGGCAAGACGCCCGACACCACGCACCCCCTCCTCAAGAACGAGCGCACCCTCATGGAGGGCTTCGTGCTGTACGTGAACACCGACCCCAGCCTGCCGTCCAACAGCACCTACTTGACGACCGCCAACGTCGGCCTGCACCCGACCTCCCGCGGCTCCGTGAAGCTCGGCTCCTCCAACCCTTACACGCCCCCCTTGATCGACCCCAACTTCTTCGGCTCCGAGGTTGACCGCTTCGTGTGGCGCGACTCGATCCGCCGCATGACCCGGATGATGATTGGCGGCGACACGCCCCTTAGCCAGGGCattgtcgaggccgaggccagccCGGCCAGCCTGAAGCCGTTCACGCTTGAGTCTACGGACGAGGAGATTGAGGAACGCATACGCGCCAGCGTCAT CGGAACATACCACCCCATGGGCACGTGTGCTATgggcaaggtcgtcgacaGCGACCTGCGCGTCAAGGGTGTCAGCAACCTCCGCGTCGTGGACGCGTCTGTTTTTCCGACCCTCATCACGGCTCATATCCAAGCGGCGGTCTACGCTCTGGCGGAACAGGCTGCTGAGATCATCGCATCCGCATAG
- a CDS encoding Methylitaconate delta2-delta3-isomerase, with the protein MTLQTYRGTLRRICGLRHPIGLSSLSRGYSSRSFPALFVRGGTSNGLVIHRRDLPPETEWHKVLPAAMGSPDPYGRQLNGIGSGVSSTSKIVVLSPPSRPGVDVDYTFVQVGIKDGSLDTAGNCGNMSSAVGPMALDEGLVTDPHIEQVDGQKFAAVRIFNTNTSKVILSRFKVGGSPPKYAPDGDYTMDGVPGTNSPITLSFLDPAGAKTGRALPTGNACDWLLLPDASTVQASLVDVSNPGVFVLARDIGLSSPEDLTPEAVEADAALKAKLDGIRRAGASLMGLNPDVESVPKIVLLFEDTRSPDVDIRCLALSMGQAHKAVPLTLALCLGAASQLPGTIPAQLLGNRSKKTIVIGHPSGRVDIGTTFEGGKIKSADLHRTARVLMRGDVHY; encoded by the coding sequence ATGACGCTGCAAACCTACCGCGGCACCCTGAGGCGCATCTGTGGACTGAGACATCCTATCGGGTTGTCGAGTCTCTCGCGAGGGTATTCGTCACGCTCATTTCCCGCCCTCTTCGTGCGCGGCGGCACCTCCAACGGTCTCGTCATCCACAGACGCGACCTCCCTCCAGAGACGGAATGGCACAAGGTTctgcccgccgccatggGATCTCCAGATCCGTACGGCCGTCAGTTGAACGGCATCGGGTCGGGCGTCTCGTCAACGTCAAAGATCGTTGTGCTGTCTCCCCCGTCGCGACCCGGTGTCGACGTGGACTACACCTTTGTTCAGGTCGGCATCAAGGATGGCAGCCTCGATACGGCCGGAAACTGCGGTAACATGTCGTCTGCCGTCGGGCCGATGGCTTTGGATGAGGGTCTTGTTACGGATCCGCACATCGAACAAGTCGACGGCCAGAAGTTTGCTGCCGTGCGCATCTTCAACACGAACACATCCAAAGTCATCTTGTCACGCTTCAAAGTCGGCGGGAGCCCGCCAAAGTACGCACCCGACGGCGATTACACCATGGACGGCGTGCCCGGCACCAACTCGCCCATCACGCTCAGCTTCCTGGACCCTGCTGGCGCCAAAACGGGCAGGGCACTTCCCACTGGCAATGCTTGCGACTGGCTGCTCCTCCCAGATGCGAGCACTGTTCAGGCGTCGCTTGTTGACGTCAGCAACCCCGGCGTCTTTGTGCTCGCCCGGGACATAGGcctctcgtcgcccgagGACTTGACCCCGGAAGCTGTTGAGGCGGACGCTGCTCTGAAGGCGAAGCTGGACGGAATCCGACGCGCCGGTGCTTCTCTGATGGGGCTGAATCCCGATGTGGAGAGTGTCCCCAAGATCGTCCTGCTCTTCGAAGACACCCGTTCACCCGACGTCGACATTCGCTGCCTTGCCTTGTCCATGGGCCAGGCGCACAAAGCCGTTCCGCTAACGCTCGCGCTGTgtctcggcgccgccagccaGCTACCAGGCACCATTCCCGCCCAACTGCTCGGTAACCGTTCCAAAAAGACCATCGTCATCGGGCATCCGAGTGGCAGGGTGGACATCGGGACCACTTTCGAGGGCGGCAAGATTAAGTCGGCAGATCTACACCGCACGGCACGAGTGCTGATGAGGGGTGACGTGCATTACTAG
- a CDS encoding Binuclear zinc transcription factor has product MDTDDGVLSELPGSAANGSEPLACVTCRSRKLKCDRVKPTCSRCLKVKGECVYPESRRKPAFKRKNVKELEERLAQVEDLLKEAGKTNGAVSYEGDLDSRVNVGMDDFHVDLETLMAMQNGTFDDKTNFLSGVPGDGSQVPGFAESSGELMGLGLSEALPPFEMMEELNKSFFERQQHFIPIIHPGRYLQSFYSAPHKRPPMCLQYAVWAMASNGHEKYSQYHDIFYKRARQYADADEMKGFGEHFLTVQHAQAWALIATDEARSLFFTRAAMSSAKCVRLVEMMGLHRIDGDGQEMAPTLAPPTSWVDLEERRRAFWGAYCIDCHASIATGWPTLIDPNEISTHLPSSEEAFNSAREETTSTLPEAFKGASYSTFAGAVVICYIFNKLLKHVHWERPTDRPSDVEYGEFWNRHRDIDNMLSSAFMFLPERFRLPQSMRDPTAVHTNLNLHASVICLHHAAIDRVEQYKLPDNLKMASQLRLRTAAEEVVNIVKLTSHMNSGYKSPMVALSLYSAASVYVYMAKCNPEAGISRMDLQSLKFIISAMEAIGRKHIITQAFLQQIFMDVERNGLSDIIDLPSLTSYKNLFGWTCSNIPLLARSSISKHTEIQSPLPGRLPLGNPKGTAYEHSLTTESGCNSLVPNSANIHSAVESAGVAGLRLGKFDRVIAPTSPASEARDNGPNKRRRTSLTASPEEATHAKAGVFSGTFPSNANMRAAPPPSSNGIDGVGGFGMGLLRATGMMKSAPSPQISLPHRSSPASVASPSSAFNKSTPSQSTGSNSNSNSSGSGSSSSNATPGIGHGDAWPEDRSTRSSHNGGGNANEIIDITSIQNAMMGGAGMGAATSSSSSSTWDSRGLQYAPSADPTSFMNLNFDSIPPGMGIDPWTMLANMDEMTWIDAGEVAAVAADANETGGGTA; this is encoded by the exons ATGGATaccgacgacggcgtacTATCGGAGCTTCCGGGCTCTGCCGCTAATGGCTCCGAGCCGCTGGCATGTGTAACCTGCCGGTCCCGAAAGCTAAAGTGTGACCGAGTGAAGCCGACATGTAGTCGGTGCTTGAAAGTAAAGGGGGAATGTGTGTATCCTGAATCGAGAAGAAAACCCGCCTTCAAGCGGAAGAAtgtcaaggagctcgaggagagaCTGG CACAGGTGGAAGATCTTCTCAAGGAAGCCGGCAAGACCAATGGAGCGGTGTCGTATGAGGGTGACCTGGATAGCCGAGTCAATGTCGGCATGGATGATTTCCATGTCGATCTCGAGACGCTCATGGCAATGCAGAACGGGACGTTTGACGACAAAACAAATTTCTTGTCTGGAGTACCTGGGGATGGATCTCAGGTGCCCGGCTTTGCCGAATCATCGGGGGAGCTCATGGGGCTTGGGCTCTCGGAAGCCCTACCCCCTTTTGAGATGATGGAAGAGCT CAACAAGAGCTTCTTTGAACGCCAGCAGCATTTCATCCCCATCATACACCCTGGCCGATACCTGCAGTCCTTCTACTCGGCGCCTCACAAGCGCCCTCCCATGTGTTTGCAATATGCCGTCTGGGCCATGGCATCTAACGGACATGAAAAATACTCCCAGTACCACGATATCTTTTACAAGCGAGCTCGGCAATACGCGGATGCTGATGAGATGAAG GGGTTCGGCGAGCACTTCCTGACGGTGCAACACGCCCAAGCGTGGGCACTCATTGCGACAGACGAAGCAAGGTCTTTGTTCTTCACGCGAGCCGCCATGAGCTCGGCCAAGTGTGTCCGTCTCGTGGAAATGATGGGCCTGCACCgcatcgacggcgatggccagGAGATGGCGCCCACCCTGGCGCCGCCTACCTCGTgggtcgacctcgaggagcgAAGGCGAGCCTTCTGGGGCGCCTACTGCATCGACTGCCACGCAAGTATCGCCACCGGATGGCCGACGCTGATCGACCCCAATGAG ATCTCGACGCACCTTCCCTCATCCGAGGAAGCCTTCAACTCGGCCCGCGAGGAGACGACGTCCACCCTGCCAGAGGCATTCAAAGGCGCCTCGTATTCGACGTTTGCGGGAGCCGTCGTCATCTGTTACATCTTCAATAAGCTCCTGAAGCACGTTCACTGGGAAAGGCCGACCGACAGGCCCTCGGACGTCGAGTACGGCGAGTTCTGGAACCGGCACAGAGACATCGACAACATGCTCTCGAGCGCCTTCATGTTTCTCCCAGAACGCTTCCGGTTGCCTCAGAGCATGCGCGATCCTACGGCCGTCCACACGAACCTCAACCTCCACGCCTCGGTCATTTGCCTACACCATGCGGCGATTGACAGGGTCGAGCAATACAAGCTACCGGATAACCTGAAAATGGCGTCACAACTCAGGCTGCGGACGGCGGCAGAGGAGGTGGTGAATATCGTGAAGTTGACGAGTCACATGAACTCGGGCTAC AAGAGCCCCATGGTCGCCCTATCGTTGTACTCGGCTGCGTCGGTGTATGTGTACATGGCCAAGTGCAACCCTGAAGCCGGCATATCGAGGATGGACTTGCAGAGCCTCAAGTTCATCATCAGCGCCATGGAGGCGATCGGACGGAAGCACATCATCACGCAGGCCTTCCTTCAGCAAATCTTCATGGACGTTGAGCGAAACGGCCTATCGGACATCATCGACCTTCCCAGCCTGACCAGCTACAAAAACCTGTTTGGCTGGACTTGTTCCAATATCCCACTCCTCGCAAGAAGCTCCATATCAAAGCATACCGAGATCCAGTCGCCCCTGCCTGGCCGGCTGCCGCTCGGCAACCCCAAGGGCACAGCCTACGAGCACTCCCTCACGACGGAATCCGGATGCAACTCCTTGGTACCCAACTCGGCCAACATCCACAGCGCGGTCGAGAGCGCCGGTGTCGCCGGCCTTCGACTTGGCAAGTTTGACAGAGTCATCGCACCGACCTCGCCAGCGAGCGAAGCCCGCGACAATGGCCCGAACAAGAGAAGACGGACATCGCTGACAGCCAGCCCGGAGGAAGCCACTCACGCCAAGGCCGGGGTGTTCAGCGGGACCTTCCCCTCCAACGCAAACATGCGGGCCGCGCCGCCCCCCTCGAGCAACGGAATCGACGGTGTGGGCGGTTTCGGGATGGGTCTATTGCGCGCGACGGGCATGATGAAGTCGGCGCCGAGTCCGCAGATCAGCCTGCCGCATCGGAGCTCCCCGGCATCGGtggcgtcgccctcgtcggcgttcAACAAGAGCACGCCCTCACAATCAACGGGAAGCAATAGCAACAGTaacagcagcggcagcggcagcagcagcagcaacgcaACGCCCGGTATCGGGCACGGCGACGCGTGGCCGGAGGATCGGAGCACGCGGAGCAGccacaacggcggcggcaacgccaACGAGATTATTGACATTACGAGCATCCAGAACGCCATGATGGGAGGTGCGGGAATgggggcggcgacgtcgtcgtcttcttcgtcgacgtGGGATTCGAGGGGGCTGCAGTACGCGCCGAGCGCGGACCCGACTTCGTTTATGAATCTGAACTTCGATTCGATCCCGCCGGGCATGGGCATCGACCCGTGGACGATGCTGGCGAACATGGACGAGATGACGTGGATCGATGCTGGGGAGgtggcggccgtcgccgcagaTGCGAATGAGACTGGAGGAGGCACGGCATAG
- a CDS encoding Homeobox domain-containing protein translates to MSMLAMAAPSPHSAFKQYPWDGGRSTSDYSSRPRIEPERIALPSIRQAIPELHLRLQPQEASTTRTTSSNTSPTVGYASVMTPPEYVHSPNSNKRRRLSIDEEQESERVSRVPRLYESPARVPQRHISPPAPSRSATESWTGSARTSPYMSSSGMPSMRSPAMEVHERPEIRPTLPSLPPMNFERDPIPMQRARGHSQDEFQPIRPSIGMSAGPMMESAPYRTSGYAYGYHHPSRVQSLSLGAIHPFDRTPFSAAGYGHYPEFMRIGELGAMGMHGDSKQRKRRGNLPKETTDKLRAWFVAHLHHPYPTEDEKQELMRQTGLQMNQISNWFINARRRQLPTMISNARAESDAMSSRSGESKILPSTERGEYDDGKRSSVPLSDGETFDEDLDSLKHRRSAHIKRGSV, encoded by the exons ATGTCTATGCTCGCCATGGCTGCTCCGTCCCCTCACTCGGCATTTAAGCAGTACCCCTGGGATGGCGGCAGATCTACCTCGGACTACTCTTCGCGCCCTCGTATAGAGCCTGAGAGAATCGCCCTTCCATCGATCCGCCAG GCCATCCCGGAACTTCATCTTCGCCTGCAGCCCCAGGAGGCCTCAACCACTAGGACCACTTCCTCCAATACGTCACCAACAGTCGGCTATGCCAGTGTCATGACGCCGCCCGAGTATGTTCACTCGCCAAACTCGAacaagaggaggaggctctcgatcgacgaggagcaggagagcgagagagtCAGCCGTGTGCCGAGACTGTACGAGAGCCCGGCACGGGTTCCCCAACGGCATATTTCTCCGCCAGCCCCGTCCCGCTCTGCCACCGAGAGCTGGACCGGATCTGCAAGAACGAGCCCGTACATGTCTTCATCAGGCATGCCATCCATGAGGTCCCCGGCCATGGAGGTCCACGAGCGACCCGAGATCCGCCCAACACTCCCCAGTCTTCCGCCCATGAACTTTGAAAGAGACCCCATTCCCATGCAACGCGCCCGCGGTCACTCCCAAGACGAGTTCCAGCCTATCCGTCCTTCTATTGGCATGTCAGCAGGACCCATGATGGAGTCAGCACCTTACCGCACCAGTGGCTATGCATACGGATACCACCACCCCAGCCGGGTCCAGTCTCTATCCCTAGGCGCCATCCACCCCTTTGACCGCACTCCTTTCTCAGCTGCTGGCTACGGCCACTATCCCGAGTTCATGCGCATCGGAGAGCTCGGCGCCATGGGGATGCATGGCGACAGCAAGCAGCGAAAGCGCCGCGGCAACTTGCCCAAGGAGACAACCGACAAGCTGCGTGCGTGGTTCGTCGCTCACCTCCACCATCCGTATCCCACCGAAGACGAGAAGCAGGAACTTATGCGTCAGACTGGTCTGCAGATGA ACCAGATCTCCAACTGGTTTATCAAcgcgcggcgccggcagctgCCCACCATGATCAGCAACGCCCGTGCCGAGTCCGACGCCATGTCCAGCCGCAGCGGTGAGAGCAAGATCCTCCCGTCGACAGAGCGTGGCGAGTACGACGACGGAAAGCGCTCCAGTGTACCCctcagcgacggcgagacCTTTGATGAGGACCTCGATAGTCTGAAGCACCGGCGCTCGGCGCACATCAAGAGGGGAAGCGTCTAG
- a CDS encoding Integral membrane protein, which translates to MRVSGELYARLAIPSNGTVRPEDVIQTEVVPLVDRAVPIIVVNVLLTVVTTLWTGMRLYSRRKKGQAFTVEDFLTVVALIAFYGLVACNFVMVYLGGTGHHYLTLQPFHVERMSKAAYGVQTLFAICLGFIKIGITLMLQRIFFVRTFKIAAWITTGLCVCWMFFTILIGIFICQPVAMNWDPTTPGGTCGNQNAAFAAVGYFDLVTDLIILVLPIPMVYKLQLRWPHKIALYVIFGAGALTMIFGALRLKNVLTMDFTDVTYSQVGVVLMGTLEPGIAIIVSSSPLLKPIFDATVGRFWSLRGATTKSATGGGTAKPTTLQTIGGSGLLGSKLSRVTGGGGGKFSQMHSTHSDDEDLELDRLREKRHDVAVVAAQGSRSEESVVRDFKARGDDSSGSDVGILVMNKTSVVSEERGKAL; encoded by the exons ATGAGAGTCAGCGGTGAGCTCTATGCCCGCCTGGCTATTCCTTCCAACGGCACCGTAAGACCTGAGGACGTCATTCAGACCGAGGTTGTACCTCTCGTCGACCGGGCAGTCCCGATCATTGTGGTCAACGTGCTGTTGACGGTGGTTACGACGCTATGGACCGGAATGCGTCTCTACAGCCGGCGGAAAAAGGGGCAGGCATTTACGGTTGAAGACTTTTTGACTGTTGTTGCGTTG ATCGCCTTCTACGGCTTGGTCGCATGCAACTTCGTCA TGGTCTACTTGGGCGGAACCGGGCATCATTACCTAACCCTCCAGCCCTTTCACGTGGAACGCATGTCAAAG GCCGCCTACGGTGTCCAAACCCTCTTCGCCATTTGCCTCGGCTTCATCAAGATCGGCATCACCCTCATGCTCCAGCGCATCTTCTTCGTGCGCACCTTTAAGATCGCGGCGTGGATAACAACGGGGCTCTGCGTCTGCTGGATGTTCTTCACAATCCTCATCGGCATTTTCATCTGCCAGCCCGTGGCCATGAACTGGGACCCGACAACCCCCGGCGGCACGTGTGGCAACCAGAACGCCGCTTTCGCGGCGGTGGGCTACTTCGATCTCGTCACGGatctcatcatcctcgtACTACCGATCCCAATGGTATACAAGCTACAGCTGCGATGGCCGCACAAGATAGCTCTGTACGTCATCTTCGGGGCTGGCGCGCT AACCATGATCTTCGGTGCCCTCCGTCTCAAGAACGTCCTGACCATGGATTTCACTGACGTGACCTACTCACAAGTCGGCGTCGTGCTCATGGGGACCCTCGAGCccggcatcgccatcatTGTCTCAAGCAGCCCGCTGTTGAAACCAATCTTCGACGCCACTGTCGGCCGCTTCTGGTCCCTTCGCGGCGCGACGACCAAATCGGCCACGGGTGGAGGCACTGCGAAGCCCACAACGCTCCAGACCATCGGGGGTTCCGGGCTCCTCGGTTCGAAGCTCTCCCGGgtgacgggcggcggcggcggaaagTTCAGCCAGATGCACTCGACGCAcagcgacgatgaggacctTGAGCTCGACAGGCTGCGGGAGAAGAGGCACGACGTTGCTGTCGTCGCGGCACAGGGGAGTCGGTCGGAGGAGAGCGTGGTCAGGGACTTCAAGGCTAGGGGGGACGACTCGTCGGGTTCGGACGTTGGGATTTTAGTAATGAACAAGACGAGTGTCGTCAGtgaggagagggggaaagcACTTTAG